TTTCGTTACTACGTTCCTTTCATGTTCATTAAAGTCGATATTAAATAGATACAAGTTACTTTCATTAAAAAGTACAACTTCAGGCCTTTTAACTATTCGGAGAATTGAacacttaattatttaaaactttaataatagacaattattttgttcaaattaGATATTATCTATCTACAATAACTTTGGTATGTCATGGGGATAGAgtgttttattaatgtaacacTAAACATAATTCAACGATTTGGCGTTATATTTGGCATCGTATTAAGGGAACTATGTAGCAGATATCTTCATAATAATCTGTAATTAACTCTGAACTTTCTACgataatatttcattatgtgATTCAACATACAGTAAAATTTTCTTAAGTGACAAACGTAACATTAACATTGAACTATACGCACACAAATGTCACAAAATTGTCGGCATCCTTCCGAAACTAAACTTAAGCCAGCGAATCACAACAGaccattttatacatatactttaAAGAAATATCCCCACTTCAAACAAAGCTGCTTTTTTAAAAATGACCAAACATACGCATGCATATGGTCACGGTGATGAGGAGTAAACTGGCAGAGAGCCTGATGGCGTCATCAGTAGTCGCTGCATAGCCTGCCTCCAGCCATTCAGAGTTACCCGCGGCGTTGCGCGTACGCACGCGAACGTGGAATGTTGTACTGTTTGATAGAGGTCCTAATGTGAACAGGGTgtctgaaaaaatattattcaaattaaagacctgtataatattattaaattaaaagtattgatgggtttttcgaaaatttcttagtagtagtagagttgaaattgtgcccagtatatggcaataggctcacctcttattacatgggaattataacacaaacggtgaaaatctctgccccttcgggaataaaaggcgtaactTTGCATCAGAGATCTTATATTTcaattagataaatatttaaagtaatatgGTCGTATTTGTCTCATACGCTTTCGGAGATTCAATCAACAGTTGGTACGTATAAGATTAACAGAATTTGAATCTGTTTCTTGCAAGCAGTCTTTCTCtgtttttgtcataaaataattaaaagagaaCTCACTGTTGGCAGTTTCAATGTCAACGCGGAATTCGGGTGCTCCATCCCAATCAGCTGGGTAACCTTGTTTACTGGGAGTAAGCTGGAAAATGTAGCCTGaaataataagatatatttAAGTTAGTTAACGCTTCagaattaattaacatattCTACAAGCTTCTGGTACTTATAcacatgtaaattattttttcttttaaaaaagaaaagacttTCTCCTGcatcatgggtgcgtttacaaacatacgatttcacatgcacatgacacccagacccgaaacaacaatttgtggatcacacaaagagttgctccgtgcgatcgaacccgctacacgttacatggcagccagttgcccagccaccgcgccaaccgtgcagtcaattttcTTTTCATCTTTTCTTTTCACCTTTTGTTAGGGTTTTAATATTGCCATAAAAACAGATATTTACCAATAACGGTGAGGTTCTTCGGATCGGGTGATTCGGGCACTTCATCAGGGCTGGCGAAATTGCAAGATGAACAGGTCACGTTGAAGGTCAGATTGGTCGTGTTAGCTGCTGTCAGTTGGACCTGTGTTTGGAAAtgtaacgatttttttataataatgaagttATTCATAGTTTGTGTTTGATTTCATTTGTTCTTGTCAGATGTATGTAGTTAGTCCATCTCTTTGTAGTACTGGTTTCATTTTCAAAGAGTCTGTAGTCCCATGTTAATGACTAAATAATTCTACTTTGATTTAAGAACTGGATTTCGGTCTATCTCCAAATGGGCCCACTCGTGTGATCGCTCTGGTGCCCTTTAGACATAGACATTTGATAGCAATTATGTAtctcaaaacaacaaaaacataggTACTATTTGAATATAATTCTTTTCAATGATATACATAACCACCAATAAACatctatatctgaaaagcgcCAGAGCGATCACACGAACACGCctgttttggagattgacccatTTACCACTATCGAAAATCACAAGACCATCAGCCAAATGCGAGTTGCTGACTTATGAATtcttgtgatattttattttggagtgACTTCCACTTACGGTATCTGGTGGTAGAGGTTTGGAGCCAGGGTTCACGTGGAAGATGATAGACTCAGCACCCTTGCTGTTGGTTGCAGAACACTTGTATTCACCATAATAGGTTTCGTCTCGAATTCTCAGGATAAGCACGGAGCTAGTTCCATCTTCGGATGTGATTACCTGCAATTtacaaaatcaaacaatttagatacataagtaaatatttacactaaAAAAAACGAGctgatttctttaaaattttccgTGACTAAACATTTAATGATCTTTTTAACTAAAGTTTATTGGACTAAATAATATGATGCATGTAGCAACAAGTTATAGAAAAGATTTACAAAAATGAGAATGAAAATGGTTTTTCAGACATCGCTCAACATTTATTGGTCgtagtgtaatgttttataaccttccttgataaatgtactattccaacacaaacataattattcaaatcaaaccagtagttccggagatgagcgcgttcaaacaaattcttaattagttttatatattaagtaagtatttagaGTATAGACAtaggttataatatatttattaccgTATCGGGTTCCAGGATGGCTTCATCATAACTGCTATCGAGCCTCCTGAACCACCTGTAGGTTGGAGGTGGGTTCGCGATAGCACTGCAAGTCACATTTTTGCTGGAAACAAAACCAAATATtcatgaattatatttatatgaccatagtacccttagtacgagtttgctttacgtttagagTAAACgcaacgagagcgcgttcggcgctctgattggccggttcgaataaaccaaccaatcagagcgccgaacgcgttctcgttgcGATGAGTCCATTTGTTGTTATACTTACGTATCATTCAAAATGGCATAAACCTCTTCAGTCttgtattttgtgtttgtgtaaaTCATCTGTGTATCGCTGTTGTACAAAATTGGTTTATCTGAAAAGAATAATTAgcaagtgaaataaaaatataggaaaCGTCTTTAAAATGATCACaatgatgtatcgatagtagggaagccatttaTAGCACACTtctataacacgcatctttccacataaaaacatagcttagctgagtccgtttccaccagtgctatgctatgcgtaccaatgaatatgatcggtgagagtcaaacgcatccacagcaacgtagcatagcacatctttggtaggAAATCACCTCTAGACATAacgttataaaattaatgtacttAAGCATTTAAGCTGTCACTTATTTCTTCACACGGCTTTTGTGTAGGTTTAGTATGGATAAGGAATAAAGTCTTACGTT
This genomic window from Spodoptera frugiperda isolate SF20-4 chromosome 28, AGI-APGP_CSIRO_Sfru_2.0, whole genome shotgun sequence contains:
- the LOC118264915 gene encoding neural cell adhesion molecule 2; this translates as MRWCFPVVLFFALVCSVRPDEELPEPTLRIMARSTVYNVGETKAIFCKGQNLVEPIQWYSPSGKLVEERSTKNSRVFVERKTEDNGVLVPLIIHRIKISDGGNWTCKAGNLSETKEFIVGEKVNITDRNVTLEGEEGKSVKLTCEANGYPLPVVVWYKDKHQIRDKEDTKKYVIKADNSLEIKKLNHADVGLYVCKVRQKALSHYTEKTVHLSVQHKPILYNSDTQMIYTNTKYKTEEVYAILNDTKNVTCSAIANPPPTYRWFRRLDSSYDEAILEPDTVITSEDGTSSVLILRIRDETYYGEYKCSATNSKGAESIIFHVNPGSKPLPPDTVQLTAANTTNLTFNVTCSSCNFASPDEVPESPDPKNLTVIGYIFQLTPSKQGYPADWDGAPEFRVDIETANNTLFTLGPLSNSTTFHVRVRTRNAAGNSEWLEAGYAATTDDAIRLSASLLLITVTICMRMFGHF